One Nocardia sp. BMG111209 DNA segment encodes these proteins:
- a CDS encoding helix-turn-helix domain-containing protein, whose translation MDTEQVEPTEYDIFDLNCPSRAVFDRLGERWTGFVLLALEPGTKRFSELRRHIQGITQKMLTQTLRGLERDGIVERTVYPTVPVTVEYALTPLGRSLSETVAVLRAWAYTHIDDIEAARARYAGADR comes from the coding sequence ATGGATACCGAGCAGGTAGAGCCGACGGAATACGACATCTTCGATCTCAATTGCCCATCGCGCGCGGTGTTCGACCGGCTCGGCGAGCGTTGGACCGGATTCGTGCTACTGGCACTGGAACCGGGGACCAAACGGTTCTCCGAACTGCGCCGCCACATCCAGGGCATCACGCAGAAGATGCTCACCCAGACGCTCCGCGGCCTGGAACGCGACGGCATCGTCGAACGAACCGTGTATCCGACGGTCCCGGTGACGGTCGAATACGCCCTCACTCCGCTGGGCCGCAGCCTCAGCGAGACCGTCGCGGTACTACGCGCCTGGGCCTACACCCACATCGACGACATCGAGGCGGCCCGCGCCCGATACGCCGGCGCCGACCGGTAG
- a CDS encoding MFS transporter — protein sequence MFSFGAARWWALGAVSLNVLAVSLDGTVLSVALPTLAGALHASESDLEWFSAGYLLVLAAAVLPAGLIGDRFGRKVTMLVSLGLFGIGSAWCAYAPSTGWFLAARLLMGVAGAGITVMALSALTVLFGEAERGRAVGIYQAANFLALPLGPILGGWMLSHLWWGWMFLLNVPIVLAGLVVGAALVPESKASRRPGLDPVGVAGSAVGLVALTYGLIAAGQRGWTDAIAGSAVAAGAVALAGFFAWERHLARSGGQPMIDPELFRSRAFTAGATLGGLVGMGMVGLLFLMPQYFQAVGGVDALGSGLRLLPLVGGLIAGALPAAWCTRALGAKATVVLGFGLSAAGSGLGATTGIGTGTGLVAAWMAIMCAGTGLALSALTAVAVTTLTAERSGIGSAVVQAFQKTSAPLGTAILGSVLAVGYRDRLDLAGLPPAAADAARTGVHGGLAVSRRTPSPGFAAMVQDAFVHGLDLSLLVATGIAVAGAVAALLFLPGPRITESDLPQESHAV from the coding sequence ATGTTTTCTTTCGGAGCGGCGAGATGGTGGGCGCTGGGGGCGGTCAGCCTGAACGTGCTGGCGGTGAGTCTCGACGGCACGGTGTTGTCGGTGGCGCTGCCCACGCTGGCCGGGGCGCTGCACGCGTCGGAATCGGATCTCGAGTGGTTCTCGGCCGGATATCTGCTGGTGCTGGCGGCCGCGGTGCTGCCCGCCGGGCTGATCGGGGATCGGTTCGGGCGCAAGGTGACCATGCTGGTGTCGCTCGGGTTGTTCGGGATCGGCTCGGCCTGGTGTGCCTACGCGCCCTCGACCGGATGGTTCCTCGCCGCCCGGTTGCTCATGGGAGTGGCCGGTGCGGGGATCACGGTGATGGCGTTGTCGGCGCTGACCGTGTTGTTCGGCGAGGCCGAACGGGGTCGTGCGGTCGGCATCTATCAGGCGGCGAATTTCCTGGCGTTGCCGTTGGGGCCGATCCTGGGCGGCTGGATGCTGTCGCATCTCTGGTGGGGCTGGATGTTCCTGCTGAATGTGCCGATCGTGCTGGCGGGCCTGGTGGTCGGGGCGGCGCTGGTGCCGGAATCGAAGGCGTCCCGGCGGCCGGGCCTGGATCCGGTGGGGGTCGCCGGCTCGGCGGTCGGGCTGGTCGCGCTGACCTATGGGTTGATCGCGGCCGGACAGCGTGGCTGGACCGATGCGATCGCCGGATCCGCGGTGGCCGCCGGTGCGGTGGCGCTGGCCGGATTCTTCGCGTGGGAGCGGCATCTCGCCCGCAGCGGCGGGCAGCCGATGATCGATCCGGAGCTGTTCCGGTCCCGGGCGTTCACCGCCGGCGCGACGCTGGGCGGGCTGGTCGGGATGGGCATGGTCGGCCTGTTGTTCCTGATGCCGCAGTACTTCCAGGCCGTGGGCGGGGTCGATGCGCTGGGATCCGGGTTGCGGCTGCTGCCGTTGGTCGGCGGGCTGATCGCGGGGGCGTTGCCCGCGGCGTGGTGTACCCGTGCGCTCGGCGCGAAGGCGACCGTGGTGCTGGGGTTCGGGCTGTCGGCGGCCGGGTCGGGGCTCGGCGCGACCACCGGCATCGGGACCGGTACCGGCCTCGTCGCGGCGTGGATGGCGATTATGTGCGCGGGCACCGGACTGGCGTTGAGTGCGCTCACCGCGGTGGCGGTCACCACGCTGACCGCGGAGCGCAGCGGTATCGGCTCGGCGGTGGTGCAGGCGTTCCAGAAGACCAGTGCCCCACTGGGAACCGCGATCCTGGGCAGTGTGCTCGCCGTCGGCTATCGCGATCGGCTCGATCTCGCCGGGCTGCCGCCCGCGGCCGCCGATGCCGCGCGTACCGGCGTGCACGGCGGCCTGGCGGTGTCGCGGCGGACACCCTCACCCGGATTCGCGGCGATGGTGCAGGATGCTTTCGTGCACGGACTGGATCTGTCGTTGCTGGTCGCC